The stretch of DNA tatacggattattcatatataacttTACCTACGCtcttattatatacggatttttggtcgtatataatccgtatataatactattttatatacggatttttgaagttatatacaaattttgacCGTATATAACaatgatttttcttgtagtgttaaCTTAGGGAgcaaaaaagatttaaacccttttaaagacaaaatggGTCTTTCCTCATTACCGTATACCCATCGTTGCTCTAGATTTTGTCGATAGTTAGCCTTGCCACCTATTTACCGATCGTTCTCTTTTAGGTGCGTGACCTTTTAcgaaaattgtatttaattcgAGTAATATCTTCGTAACCATTTGAATTAAGATGTATGAGTATAAACCAAAAATTATACTACTATTAGTCACCAGAGAGTCGTTTGCTTCTTTAATAAAGttttagtttcaaattttatgaataaaacaaaatcaaaagagATACCCACGTTACCAAGTTGCCAAGAAATATTAACAGTGAATATTTTACTCTGGTAAATTCTATAACTTGTATTTCGGTAAGTGCATGTATACTGACATTCTAAAGAGAATTTCCCTTTTCTAGtagtatttatatttgttttttaatttgacctttaaataatatttttaaaattaatataattattttactaattttattttttaagtattttttaatttaatttttttatttgactgcTTTTTaaacttgatattttttaattataactaacaaaataaaataaaactatttacaataaaatcataaaaattattaagatttacaataaaattataaattattttttattatcataaaaaataatgtatgcCAGGTGTTTTTAGTGATTTATAAAAGTTACATTAATATATCATGTTACTTTTAAATAGTAACATTATTTTGaagatattaaatttaagttagatgatcattaaaagtaaatattcaaAAGTAATGTTTGTATGAAAAAGATATAGTCACAATAGAATATGAAGAAGGATGATAAGCAACAATAATAGACAggtaatttttgaaaatatgtttttattataatagaatCTAGAAAGTtagaatatttgaaaaatgCGGATAATCGGACGTAAACAATGATTGATGTTTGAATTGGGAGAAGAAGTAGAAGTTAGACGATGTGAGATATAATGATAATAGGGTAGGGCaaagattttgaatttattgGAAGTAAGGGCGTGTACggtgagaagagaaaaagggcATATCCATAACAGAAAAACAAACCATCAACCAAACACATCCTTATCAGTTGCGTACCAGAGTAAGGTCAGATCCTCCAAGACAGAGGAACCTCCTCTCCCAAACAAACCCCATTCTCCATCGCCCAAACATCTATCTCTGCTGTCTCATCTGTCACCGTGGGTCCCACTCTCTCCCACCACCTTCACCATTACTCTCTCTCTCCATAAAACCCTTGACACAACCCTTTTCTTCTCTGATCCAAAAATCCTTCTCCAACCTTCACCCTTCCCAGCTTCAGACAGTGCAACCACAACGAAACACACGTGATGAGACAATAGCTTCAGGTTTTAAGAGCACATCAATATGTTCTCAAAACTTCATCCACAGCACCAACCATTTCAGTTCTCTCGGGAATGTCAAACATCCGAGGAGGATGACAGCCGGAGTAACGGGGGACCCAACCTCGCGGCCCAGAAGCCCGTCTCCACAGGGGATGGAGCTACAATTGAAGTAGTGCGGCGGCCCAGGGGCCGCCCTCCGGGCTCcaaaaacaagcccaagccgcCTCTTATTATTACCCGCGAGCCAGACCCCTCCATGAGCCCCTTCATTTTAGAAATCCCCGGCGGAAACGACGTCGTGGATGCCCTAGCCCGGTTCAGCCGCAGAAAGAACACGAGCCTCTGTGTCCTCAACGGTTCGGGAACAGTCGGTAACGTCACTCTCCGCCAACCCTCCGTTGCTCCCGTCGGCACTGTTACCTTCCATGGCCGCTTCGACATCCTCTCCATGTCCGCCACCTTCCTCCTCCACGCACCCCCGCCGCCGGCCCCTCCCTCCACCTTCGCCGTCTCGCTCGCCGGACCGCAAGGGCAGATCGTAGGCGGACACGTCACTGGAAGGCTGCTCGCTGCTGGGACGGTGTTTATCATCGCCGCGTCGTTCAACAACCCCTCCTTCCACCGGCTCTCGTCAGGGGATGACGCGCATAATCACTCCGCGTCCGGCGGCGGTGTCGGCGATGCGCAGTCGCCGCCTGCCTCTGTTGGCGGCGCGGAGAGCGGACAACTTCAGGCGGAGTCGTGTATGTACAGCTGTCACCTCCCTTCGGATGTGATTTGGGCTCCCACGGCCAGACCACCTTTCTGATGATCTTAATTCGTTGCTGttctgtgaattttgtttcGTTAATTGTGGGCATTCTTGTTTcgctattttttttctttctggggtttatttatttagttgtaATGTTGCTGCTAGCTACTTA from Vigna radiata var. radiata cultivar VC1973A unplaced genomic scaffold, Vradiata_ver6 scaffold_174, whole genome shotgun sequence encodes:
- the LOC106780241 gene encoding AT-hook motif nuclear-localized protein 17; protein product: MFSKLHPQHQPFQFSRECQTSEEDDSRSNGGPNLAAQKPVSTGDGATIEVVRRPRGRPPGSKNKPKPPLIITREPDPSMSPFILEIPGGNDVVDALARFSRRKNTSLCVLNGSGTVGNVTLRQPSVAPVGTVTFHGRFDILSMSATFLLHAPPPPAPPSTFAVSLAGPQGQIVGGHVTGRLLAAGTVFIIAASFNNPSFHRLSSGDDAHNHSASGGGVGDAQSPPASVGGAESGQLQAESCMYSCHLPSDVIWAPTARPPF